In a genomic window of Candidatus Competibacteraceae bacterium:
- the pilB gene encoding type IV-A pilus assembly ATPase PilB has protein sequence MATNPSNAVSQPNVQLIGLARQLVQNHLLDEATALKAFEQSRKENIPFVAYLVENKLARDKDIARTAARSFNLPLFDIDALDIDSAVIRLVDEKLLRRHHALPLHKRGRRLFVGLSDPTNQRVLEDIKFQTRLDIEPIIVSQLQLAKALDTVIDSRSATLTDGEIGDLNFGGEADIEAKVETLSQSDTDDAPVVRFINQVILQAINRGASDIHFEPYEKIYRVRLRQDGILDEIYKPPVAMAPRMAARLKIMAQLDIAERRVPQDGRIKLYLTKQRAIDFRVNTLPTLWGEKVVMRLLDPSSAQMGIEALGYEDHQKELFLHAIHKPQGMVLVTGPTGSGKTVSLYTALNILNTAAVNISTAEDPVEINLAGINQVNVNPKVGMTFANALRSFLRQDPDIIMVGEIRDLETAEIAIKAAQTGHMVLSTLHTNSAPQTLSRLMNMGVAPYNIASSVTLIIAQRLARRLCQHCKEETKIPAEELINQGFREAELNELEIFKAAGCDQCNHGYKGRVGVYEVLPISEETGRIIMESGNALQIAVQARKEGINDLRQSGLNKVRMGLTSLEEINRVTTD, from the coding sequence ATGGCCACCAACCCAAGCAATGCTGTCTCGCAACCCAACGTTCAGTTGATCGGGTTAGCGCGGCAGCTCGTCCAAAATCACCTGCTGGATGAAGCCACCGCCCTCAAGGCGTTCGAACAGTCGCGCAAGGAAAACATCCCCTTCGTGGCGTACTTGGTGGAAAACAAGCTGGCCCGCGATAAGGACATTGCCCGCACCGCCGCCCGCAGCTTCAACCTTCCGCTGTTCGACATCGACGCCCTGGATATCGACTCGGCCGTCATCCGGCTGGTCGATGAAAAATTGCTCCGCCGCCATCACGCCCTACCGTTGCACAAACGGGGCCGACGCTTGTTCGTGGGGTTGAGCGACCCCACCAACCAACGGGTCTTGGAAGACATCAAGTTTCAGACGCGCCTCGACATCGAACCGATCATCGTCAGCCAGCTCCAGTTGGCCAAGGCGCTGGATACGGTGATCGATTCGCGGTCAGCGACTTTAACCGACGGCGAGATCGGCGATCTGAATTTCGGCGGCGAGGCCGACATTGAGGCGAAAGTCGAAACGCTCTCTCAATCGGACACCGACGATGCCCCGGTCGTGCGGTTCATCAATCAAGTCATCCTGCAAGCCATCAACCGCGGCGCGTCCGACATCCACTTCGAACCGTACGAAAAAATCTATCGGGTCCGGTTACGCCAAGACGGCATTCTGGACGAAATCTACAAACCCCCGGTCGCCATGGCGCCGCGCATGGCCGCCCGTCTCAAGATCATGGCTCAGCTCGATATCGCGGAGCGGCGGGTGCCGCAGGACGGGCGCATCAAGCTCTATCTGACCAAGCAGCGCGCCATCGACTTTCGCGTCAACACCTTGCCGACCTTGTGGGGTGAAAAGGTCGTCATGCGCCTGCTCGACCCTTCCAGCGCGCAAATGGGCATCGAAGCGCTCGGCTACGAAGACCATCAGAAGGAGCTGTTCCTGCACGCCATCCACAAGCCTCAAGGCATGGTCCTGGTCACCGGCCCCACCGGCAGCGGTAAAACGGTGTCGCTTTATACCGCGCTCAATATCCTCAATACCGCCGCCGTCAACATCTCCACCGCCGAAGACCCGGTGGAAATCAATCTGGCCGGCATCAATCAGGTCAACGTCAACCCCAAGGTCGGGATGACCTTCGCCAATGCCCTGCGCTCCTTTCTGCGCCAAGACCCCGACATCATCATGGTCGGTGAGATCCGCGATCTGGAAACTGCGGAAATCGCCATCAAGGCCGCCCAAACTGGCCACATGGTGCTTTCCACCCTGCACACCAACAGCGCGCCACAAACCCTCAGCCGGTTGATGAACATGGGCGTCGCGCCTTACAACATCGCCTCCAGCGTGACGCTGATCATCGCCCAGCGGTTGGCGCGCCGGCTGTGCCAGCACTGCAAGGAAGAAACCAAGATTCCAGCGGAGGAACTGATCAATCAGGGCTTCCGCGAGGCTGAATTGAACGAACTGGAGATCTTCAAGGCCGCCGGGTGCGACCAGTGCAACCACGGCTACAAGGGACGGGTCGGCGTTTACGAGGTGCTGCCGATTTCCGAGGAGACCGGCCGCATCATCATGGAAAGCGGCAACGCCCTACAGATTGCCGTACAGGCGCGTAAAGAAGGCATTAACGACTTGCGCCAGTCGGGCCTCAACAAAGTGCGCATGGGACTTACCAGTCTAGAAGAAATCAATCGGGTAACAACGGATTAG
- the thrH gene encoding bifunctional phosphoserine phosphatase/homoserine phosphotransferase ThrH gives MELACLDLEGVLVPEIWINVAQRTGIEALRLTTRDIPDYDQLMRQRLTLLDQHGLKLSDIQRVIAAMGPLEGAGEFLDWLRERFQLVILSDTFYEFALPLMRQLGWPTLFCHRLEVTDDRVANYILRQADSKRQAVRAFHGLNFRVIAAGDSYNDTAMLAEAEAGILFRPPQNVIDEFPQFPVARTFEALREEFRKASLRSL, from the coding sequence ATGGAACTCGCTTGCCTGGACTTGGAAGGAGTCCTGGTTCCGGAAATCTGGATCAACGTCGCGCAACGCACCGGAATTGAAGCGCTGCGGCTGACCACGCGTGACATTCCCGATTACGATCAATTGATGCGGCAGCGATTGACGCTGCTCGATCAACACGGGTTGAAGCTTTCGGACATCCAGCGGGTGATCGCCGCCATGGGACCGCTGGAGGGGGCTGGCGAGTTCCTGGATTGGTTGCGCGAGCGGTTCCAACTGGTGATTCTCTCGGACACGTTTTACGAATTCGCCTTGCCGCTGATGCGCCAGCTCGGGTGGCCGACCCTGTTTTGTCACCGCTTGGAGGTGACGGACGACCGGGTGGCGAACTATATTTTGCGCCAGGCCGATTCCAAACGTCAGGCCGTGCGAGCGTTTCACGGACTCAATTTTCGGGTGATCGCCGCCGGCGATTCCTACAACGATACCGCCATGCTGGCCGAGGCCGAAGCCGGCATTCTGTTTCGACCCCCCCAAAACGTCATCGACGAATTTCCACAGTTTCCGGTGGCGCGGACTTTCGAGGCGCTGCGCGAAGAATTTCGCAAGGCCAGCCTCCGTTCGCTCTAG
- a CDS encoding VTT domain-containing protein: MQSEFVTALFAWIAAHPGWVSAVIFLSSAAESLTIIGVIIPGALVMFSFGALIGLGHLDFWSAYWWSAAGAVFGDAVSFWIGRVFHQGIRRVWPFNKHPEMIVRSEEFFRKHGGKGVLFGRFFGPVRGTIPTVAGMMDMKWRDFMIANVVSAVLWSPAYLLPGMAFGASLDIASRVAGRLVVLILIVAVVLWVTIWLVKHLTRLFQAHVPGWVQRFYGWSRGRRFIGPISASLLDPSQGELRGLAIMAVLLLGAIVLASLSLSAAGQKLPSGLDQSLYHFFQRLRTPWADALMVFTAGLGGYQVTLPVSLAIFGWLIWQRRAVAAWHWLAALGFGMASTLLFKGLLPVSSPAEVSQGILGYSFPSSHATFSVLVFGFLAVLIAREIAPTRRWIVYLGAAFIIVPIAFARLYLGVHWLTDTLAGLCLGLIWVAVLGLAYNHHAMAVAVRWRGLLAYSASALLATHLLHVSFNFRTDLQRYEAQPMMKAQALDYWLKEGGWRRLPQQRLDFRGNRRQDFVLQWSGSAADIAKRLREAGWEPAPAPDVRSILLCLSPQVKLRELPVLPQIHDGSEDDLRMVYYSNDSNTRWLLRFWDVNARLQEEKVPIWVGSLSLQKLEPKMGLFTFAVDDPQTRAPADLLAPAWQGLRTRIVKGSHPDERITLIAD, translated from the coding sequence ATGCAATCCGAATTCGTTACCGCGCTCTTTGCCTGGATCGCCGCTCATCCAGGCTGGGTGAGCGCGGTAATTTTCCTGTCTTCGGCAGCGGAATCGCTGACCATCATCGGCGTCATCATCCCCGGCGCGTTGGTCATGTTCAGTTTTGGCGCGTTGATCGGCCTCGGCCACCTGGATTTTTGGTCGGCCTATTGGTGGTCCGCGGCGGGCGCGGTGTTCGGCGACGCGGTCAGTTTCTGGATCGGACGGGTGTTTCATCAAGGGATCCGCCGGGTCTGGCCGTTCAACAAGCACCCTGAAATGATCGTCCGCAGCGAGGAGTTCTTCCGCAAGCACGGCGGCAAGGGCGTGCTGTTCGGGCGTTTTTTCGGGCCGGTGCGCGGCACCATCCCGACCGTGGCCGGCATGATGGATATGAAATGGCGCGACTTCATGATCGCCAACGTCGTGTCGGCCGTGCTCTGGTCGCCGGCCTATTTGCTCCCCGGCATGGCGTTTGGCGCGTCGCTGGACATCGCCTCTCGGGTGGCGGGGCGGTTGGTGGTGCTGATTCTGATTGTGGCCGTCGTGCTGTGGGTCACGATTTGGCTGGTAAAGCATCTGACGCGGCTGTTTCAGGCCCATGTCCCCGGTTGGGTGCAGCGTTTTTACGGCTGGAGCCGGGGCCGCCGTTTTATCGGCCCGATCAGCGCTTCGTTGCTGGATCCGTCCCAAGGGGAACTGCGAGGTCTGGCGATCATGGCGGTGTTGCTGCTCGGCGCTATCGTGCTGGCCAGCTTGAGCCTGAGCGCGGCCGGCCAAAAATTACCGAGCGGCCTCGATCAAAGCCTCTATCACTTTTTTCAGCGGTTGCGCACGCCGTGGGCCGATGCCTTGATGGTGTTCACCGCCGGGTTGGGAGGCTATCAGGTCACCTTGCCGGTGAGTTTGGCCATATTCGGCTGGTTGATCTGGCAGCGCAGGGCGGTCGCGGCTTGGCATTGGCTGGCCGCGTTGGGGTTCGGCATGGCCAGCACCTTGTTGTTCAAGGGCCTGCTGCCGGTCTCCAGTCCCGCCGAAGTGTCGCAAGGCATCTTAGGTTATTCTTTTCCATCCAGTCATGCGACTTTCAGTGTGCTGGTCTTTGGGTTTCTAGCGGTACTGATCGCCCGCGAAATCGCTCCGACCCGCCGCTGGATCGTTTATTTGGGAGCGGCCTTCATCATCGTGCCCATCGCGTTCGCCCGCCTTTATCTGGGCGTGCATTGGCTGACCGACACGCTGGCGGGTTTGTGCCTGGGCTTGATTTGGGTCGCGGTGTTGGGGCTGGCTTACAATCACCACGCAATGGCGGTGGCGGTGCGCTGGCGCGGCTTGCTGGCTTACAGCGCGAGCGCGCTGCTGGCGACCCATTTGCTGCACGTCAGCTTCAACTTTCGCACGGATTTGCAGCGCTACGAAGCGCAACCGATGATGAAAGCGCAAGCCTTAGACTATTGGCTCAAAGAAGGAGGTTGGCGGCGACTGCCCCAGCAGCGCTTGGATTTTCGCGGCAATCGCCGGCAGGATTTTGTCTTGCAGTGGTCGGGAAGCGCGGCTGATATCGCAAAGCGCTTGCGGGAAGCCGGCTGGGAGCCCGCGCCCGCGCCCGATGTGCGGAGTATTTTGCTGTGCTTGAGCCCGCAGGTAAAACTGCGGGAATTGCCGGTGTTACCGCAAATTCACGACGGCAGCGAAGACGATTTGCGGATGGTGTATTACTCCAACGACTCGAATACCCGTTGGCTGTTGCGTTTCTGGGATGTCAATGCCCGGCTGCAAGAGGAGAAGGTACCCATTTGGGTCGGCAGCCTCAGTTTGCAGAAGCTGGAGCCGAAAATGGGGTTGTTCACCTTTGCGGTGGATGACCCGCAAACGCGAGCGCCGGCCGATTTACTGGCTCCGGCTTGGCAGGGCTTGCGAACCCGGATCGTCAAGGGTAGCCACCCTGACGAACGCATCACCTTGATTGCTGATTGA